The DNA region TACAAATTGGGCAGAGCAACCAGCGTACCCACAGCGAGTCAGAGGTGAAAATCCGCAAATTACAGCCGTAGTTAGCAATAAAAAAAATATAAGAGAATATCAGAGCCACTTTGATTTTTCTGAACAGCAATGGCGTAATTTACAAATGCCTCCTTTATTAAAAGAGGTAGTTATTTATGTGCGGGTTGATGGTAGTTTTTCTGTTTTTGACCCAGCTCGCCAACGCGATATTGCTTATAATTTTAATCCAAATACACTTTGGAATGGATTAAAGTCAAAAGATAAAGTTATTTGTAATGGTCTAATTCAAGATTGGGTTACATGGCAGAATCAACCGAATAAATATCCATTTGAACTCTTTTCTAATGTCATTAAAAAACTTGCACCTCACCCTTCCGAATGGATAGAAGTGGGAGAAACAACGCGAGTTTCTATTGAAGACGTGCGCGATATTCCTACAGTTAACCTACCTTACGGGAATGTTCCTGTTACTCAAACATCAGCCGGAATGAAGCGTATTCTGGGACTAGCTTATTTACTAGTGTGGACTTGGTACGAACATAAAAAAGCTTCGGAATTGCGACAACAAAAGCCAGTAAATCAGATAGTTTTACTAGTTGATGAAATTGAATCTCATTTACATCCTCGTTGGCAGAGGGTGATTTTACCAGCTATTTTGTCTGTGGTGACAGAATTACAACCCAGGATGAAGATGCAGGCTTTAGTAACTACTCATTCTCCACTTGTTCTTGCTTCATTAGAACCAAATTTTAATGAGCAAGAAGATCAACTATTTTTATTTAAATTACAAGATAGAGAGGTTAGCCTTGACGAAGTACCTTGGTCAAAACAAGGGGACATAGTTGGATGGTTAACCTCAGACATTTTTGGACTCAAACAAGCCCGTTCCAAAGAAGCAGAAATCGCAATTGAAGCAGCAGAGGCTTGGATGCGTGATGATGATATGAATACGTTTCCAGAAAATCTGAGAATACCAACACAAATTCATCAGGAACTTCAAAGAGTTTTACCAGGACATGACCCATTTTGGCCCCGTTGGATAGTTACAACGGAGAAAAGAAATTCTGGATTATCAGGGGTATAACACAGATGATGCCATTTAATCCTCCTCCAGAACCACCTGATTTTGATAAAAAAGTGCGACAAACAGGAAATGCTTGGTTGGCAAAAAATCCAAACCCTAAAAAAGGAACCAGAGATTATTGGTCGCCTTTCAAAAGTGATTTAGCTGATGGATTTAATAATCTGTGTGGCTATAGCGTTATGTATGAACCAGTTGGTACAGTAGACCATTATCGCAGCCGTGAAAATTATCGCAATTTAGCTTACGAATGGAGCAATTTACGCTTTGCTTCTGCTTGGATTAATAGTAGTAAAGGTACACTTGATGACCAGGTACTTGACCCTTTTGATTTGGGAGAAGATTGGTTTGAAATTTTGCTTCCTTCTCTACAATTAGTACTAACAGATAAAGTTCCTCCGCAACAACGTCAAAAGGCAGAATTTACTTTGGAACGGTTGCGGTTACGGGATGATGAAAGAGTCTTGCGCCAGCGTCAACAATGGTATCAACTTTATTTGGATGGGGATTTGACTCTACAAGGATTAGAAAAAAAAGCTCCTCTGATAGCGCGCGCGGTAAAGAAACAGCAGCAGGCTATTTCTCAAGAAGAATAAGCTTTGCAGTCATCAGATTGTGAAGTCAAGTATTTTCATTTTTTCTATGCCTTCAAGGTCTGTCAGCTTACTTTTGTTTACTTCTTCATACAACAGTATTGCCAATTCTTTTAAGCAGGCTTTGATCCGTTCCTGTTTATCCTGGCTCATAGTTAGGTATGCACACTATTTTATCTGTTCTTATATTCTCCCAGATTTTGTATATCTTCCAAAAGTGGATGCTCCCTTTTCATAACACGATACGGCAAGATAAATGGGTAAAAGTTCAATGAACTTGTCACAGACTATTAAGTAGCACATCACGTTATATATTTCTGTTAGAGCAGTTTCTTACCAAAAGAGTTATTTTTCTATTTTTTTACTCATATATACAAACGTGCTTGCATTATCAATAGGCAGTATGTAACTTGGCTATTGTGCAGTTTATTAGGACATGAACTGAAATTGAGTTTTATTTGAGTTGAGCTATACCTGTACTAAACTGACATGATTTGTAAATTATTTTTTAATCTACAAACAGTTTTGCAAGGTGCTAGTTTAATTCGCTTTCAATTGATGAAGTCTTTCAGTTGGAATAGAGTTTGATGATATGTGAGAACGTTATCTACACCCAGAAAACACTTGCCGAAAGATACGGGATTTCCATTGCCGCTTTACAACGGTGGTATCCCTATGCTGGTATAGTCAAACCCCGAAAGCGGGGAGGA from Nostoc sp. GT001 includes:
- a CDS encoding AAA family ATPase, producing the protein MLKELHLQQVGPAAHFDVAFADRLNIFTGDNGLGKSFLLDIAWWVMTTNWAEQPAYPQRVRGENPQITAVVSNKKNIREYQSHFDFSEQQWRNLQMPPLLKEVVIYVRVDGSFSVFDPARQRDIAYNFNPNTLWNGLKSKDKVICNGLIQDWVTWQNQPNKYPFELFSNVIKKLAPHPSEWIEVGETTRVSIEDVRDIPTVNLPYGNVPVTQTSAGMKRILGLAYLLVWTWYEHKKASELRQQKPVNQIVLLVDEIESHLHPRWQRVILPAILSVVTELQPRMKMQALVTTHSPLVLASLEPNFNEQEDQLFLFKLQDREVSLDEVPWSKQGDIVGWLTSDIFGLKQARSKEAEIAIEAAEAWMRDDDMNTFPENLRIPTQIHQELQRVLPGHDPFWPRWIVTTEKRNSGLSGV